From Sphingomonas hengshuiensis, one genomic window encodes:
- the serB gene encoding phosphoserine phosphatase SerB — protein MFIATLVAEGLSAGQLSDAQDRLAGVDCAPGARHWLDEGRAADLLFVSHPDAARAALEGAFSFTDVIVQPAANREKKLLIADMDSTMITVECIDELADYAGIKPQIAEVTERAMRGELDFASALDARVALLAGLDEGAIDLCLAERVRNSPGAEALVKTMRARGALTVLVSGGFTRFAVPVGARLGFERVIANVLEVGKGQLTGTVTKPIVDSATKETTLLGAAGERGLDLRETLAVGDGANDLAMIRKAGLGVAYRAKPIVAASAGARIDHGDLTALLYAQGIARADWAA, from the coding sequence ATGTTCATCGCGACGCTTGTAGCAGAAGGCCTGTCGGCCGGGCAGCTTTCCGATGCGCAGGATCGGCTGGCGGGCGTCGATTGCGCCCCCGGCGCGCGGCATTGGCTCGACGAGGGACGTGCGGCGGACCTGCTGTTCGTGTCGCATCCGGACGCAGCACGCGCCGCGCTGGAAGGCGCATTTTCCTTTACCGACGTGATCGTCCAGCCTGCCGCGAACCGCGAGAAAAAGCTGCTGATCGCCGACATGGATTCGACGATGATCACCGTCGAGTGCATCGACGAACTGGCCGATTATGCCGGGATCAAGCCGCAGATCGCCGAAGTTACCGAACGCGCGATGCGCGGCGAACTGGACTTCGCATCGGCGCTGGATGCGCGGGTGGCGCTGCTTGCCGGGCTTGATGAAGGGGCGATCGACCTTTGTTTGGCGGAGCGGGTGCGCAATTCGCCGGGGGCGGAGGCTCTGGTCAAGACGATGCGCGCACGCGGCGCCCTGACCGTGCTGGTGTCGGGCGGGTTCACGCGCTTTGCCGTGCCGGTGGGCGCGCGATTGGGGTTCGAACGCGTGATCGCCAATGTTCTGGAAGTCGGCAAAGGCCAGCTCACCGGCACCGTGACCAAGCCCATCGTCGACAGCGCGACCAAGGAAACCACGCTGCTGGGCGCTGCGGGCGAGCGCGGGCTCGACCTGCGCGAGACGCTGGCGGTGGGCGACGGTGCCAACGATCTGGCGATGATCCGCAAGGCGGGGCTGGGCGTCGCCTATCGCGCCAAGCCGATCGTCGCGGCGTCGGCAGGGGCGCGGATCGATCATGGCGACCTGACCGCCTTGCTCTACGCGCAGGGAATAGCCCGCGCCGACTGGGCGGCATGA
- the miaA gene encoding tRNA (adenosine(37)-N6)-dimethylallyltransferase MiaA encodes MVSPDRPTVALIAGPTASGKSALALALAERHRGTIINADSMQVYADLRVLTARPSIEEETRAPHRLFGHVDGADAYSAARWAAEARAEIAQAHAQERLPILVGGTGLYLRTLLDGIAPVPEIAPDIRRAVRAMPVALAHAALALADPPAAARLAPADTLRVARALEVVRSTGRPLAEWQAQRVGGIADAVRLVPLILLPDRDWLGARIDRRFADMVDSGRDEAAALLARTDIPADAPLLRAIGVPELRALMAGEIDTGQAVAAGALASRQYAKRQYTWFRRQPPPEWERTSETEKHSLISLFETKLPQ; translated from the coding sequence ATGGTTTCTCCTGATCGGCCAACGGTGGCGCTCATCGCAGGGCCGACCGCGAGCGGCAAGTCCGCACTCGCGCTCGCGCTCGCCGAACGGCATCGCGGCACGATCATCAATGCCGATTCGATGCAGGTCTATGCCGATCTGCGCGTCCTCACTGCGCGCCCGAGCATCGAGGAAGAGACGCGCGCGCCGCACCGGCTGTTCGGCCATGTCGACGGCGCCGACGCCTATTCGGCAGCACGCTGGGCGGCGGAGGCGCGCGCGGAGATCGCGCAGGCGCATGCGCAGGAGCGGTTGCCGATCCTGGTCGGGGGCACGGGGCTGTACCTGCGCACCTTGCTCGACGGGATCGCGCCGGTGCCGGAGATCGCGCCCGACATCCGCCGCGCGGTGCGCGCGATGCCCGTGGCGCTGGCGCATGCCGCGCTCGCGCTGGCCGATCCCCCGGCGGCGGCGCGGCTGGCGCCTGCCGACACGCTGCGCGTCGCCCGCGCGCTCGAAGTCGTGCGTTCGACCGGGCGCCCGCTCGCCGAATGGCAGGCGCAGCGGGTGGGCGGGATCGCGGATGCGGTGCGGCTGGTGCCGCTGATCCTGTTGCCCGACCGCGACTGGCTGGGCGCGCGGATCGACCGGCGCTTTGCCGATATGGTCGATTCCGGCCGCGACGAAGCCGCCGCTTTGCTCGCGCGGACCGATATTCCCGCCGACGCCCCGCTGCTCCGCGCGATCGGCGTGCCCGAGCTGCGCGCGCTGATGGCCGGGGAAATCGATACGGGTCAGGCAGTTGCGGCGGGCGCGCTGGCAAGCCGCCAATATGCGAAGCGGCAATATACGTGGTTCCGCCGCCAGCCGCCTCCGGAGTGGGAGCGCACGAGCGAGACAGAAAAACACTCTTTGATCTCTCTCTTTGAAACTAAGTTGCCTCAATAA
- a CDS encoding acetolactate synthase 3 large subunit: MTEKSGADILIEALSDLGVEVIFGYPGGAVLPIYDAIFKQDRIKHILVRHEQAATHAAEGYARSTGKPGVVLVTSGPGATNAVTGITDALMDSIPMVVITGQVPTALIGTDAFQEADTVGITRHCTKHNYLVKDPAKLGATVHEAFHIATSGRPGPVVIDIPKDVQVATARYQAPGPIQHKTYRPQTQPDAAKIQEAVDMLAAAERPVFYTGGGIINSGPEASRLLRELAAITGAPVTSTLMGLGALPASSDQWLGMLGMHGTYEANWAMNKADLIIAFGARFDDRVTGRLDAFAPNSRKVHIDIDRSSVNKNVRVDLPIIADVGIALREMIDCWHARNHPKPDLTEWWSRINGWRQAGCLDFEDRQDVIMPQRAIRALWEATHARSPIITTEVGQHQMWAAQHFGFEEPNKWLTSGGLGTMGYGLPAAIGAQMGNPDALVIDIAGEASIQMNIQELATATQYRLPVKIFILNNEYMGMVRQWQELTYQSRYSESYSDALPDFVKLGEAYGWKGIRIDARGDLEDGIQAMLDHDGPVIVDCRVAKLTNCFPMIPSGAAHTEMLLQAAEVSGEMDDEAKALV, translated from the coding sequence GTGACCGAGAAGAGCGGAGCAGACATTCTGATCGAGGCGCTGAGCGATCTCGGTGTGGAAGTCATCTTCGGTTATCCGGGCGGCGCCGTGCTCCCGATCTATGATGCGATCTTCAAGCAAGACCGGATCAAGCACATCCTCGTCCGCCACGAGCAGGCGGCGACGCACGCCGCGGAGGGCTATGCCCGCTCGACCGGCAAGCCGGGTGTCGTCCTCGTCACCTCGGGCCCCGGCGCGACCAATGCCGTTACCGGGATCACCGATGCGCTGATGGATTCGATCCCGATGGTCGTCATCACGGGGCAGGTCCCCACCGCGCTGATCGGCACCGATGCGTTTCAGGAGGCCGACACGGTCGGCATCACGCGGCACTGCACCAAGCATAATTACCTGGTGAAGGACCCGGCCAAGCTCGGCGCGACGGTGCATGAGGCGTTCCATATCGCGACCTCGGGCCGCCCCGGCCCGGTCGTGATCGACATCCCCAAGGACGTCCAGGTCGCCACCGCACGCTATCAGGCACCCGGCCCGATCCAGCACAAGACCTATCGTCCGCAGACCCAGCCCGACGCGGCGAAGATCCAGGAAGCGGTCGACATGCTCGCCGCCGCCGAACGCCCGGTCTTCTACACCGGCGGCGGGATCATCAATTCGGGGCCGGAGGCATCGCGGCTGCTGCGCGAGCTGGCGGCGATCACCGGCGCGCCGGTCACGTCGACGCTGATGGGGCTCGGCGCCCTGCCCGCCTCGTCCGACCAGTGGCTCGGCATGCTGGGGATGCACGGCACCTACGAAGCCAATTGGGCGATGAACAAGGCCGATCTGATCATCGCATTCGGCGCGCGGTTCGACGATCGCGTGACCGGGCGGCTCGATGCCTTCGCGCCCAACAGCCGCAAGGTGCATATCGACATCGACCGGTCGAGCGTGAACAAGAATGTCCGCGTCGACCTGCCCATCATCGCCGATGTCGGCATCGCGCTGCGCGAGATGATCGATTGCTGGCATGCGCGCAATCATCCCAAGCCCGACCTCACCGAATGGTGGAGCCGGATCAACGGCTGGCGCCAGGCGGGCTGCCTCGATTTCGAGGACCGGCAGGACGTGATCATGCCGCAGCGTGCGATCCGCGCGCTGTGGGAGGCGACGCACGCCCGCTCGCCGATCATCACCACCGAAGTCGGCCAGCACCAGATGTGGGCCGCGCAGCATTTCGGGTTCGAAGAGCCGAACAAATGGCTGACCAGCGGCGGTCTCGGCACGATGGGCTATGGCCTGCCCGCCGCGATCGGCGCGCAGATGGGCAATCCGGACGCGCTGGTGATCGACATCGCCGGCGAGGCGAGCATCCAGATGAACATCCAGGAGCTGGCAACCGCGACGCAATATCGCCTGCCGGTCAAGATATTCATCCTGAACAACGAATATATGGGCATGGTCCGCCAATGGCAGGAATTGACCTATCAGAGCCGCTATTCGGAAAGCTATTCCGACGCGCTGCCCGACTTCGTCAAGCTGGGCGAGGCCTATGGCTGGAAGGGCATCCGCATCGATGCGCGCGGCGATCTGGAGGACGGCATCCAGGCGATGCTCGACCATGACGGCCCGGTGATCGTCGATTGCCGCGTGGCGAAGCTGACCAACTGCTTCCCGATGATCCCGTCGGGCGCGGCGCACACCGAAATGCTCCTCCAGGCGGCCGAAGTCTCGGGCGAGATGGACGACGAAGCCAAGGCGCTGGTGTGA
- the ilvN gene encoding acetolactate synthase small subunit → MHIKPQSAERHTLAVIVDNEPGILARIAGLFTARGYNIESLTVSEITDDNLISRITIVTSASAEVMEQIIAQLERLVPVHKVVDLTTHGEHVERELALVKVAGTGDHRIEALRLAEVYRGRVVDATIASFVFEVTGTTEKIDKFVELMREVGLVEVARTGIVAISRGAQAA, encoded by the coding sequence ATGCACATCAAACCACAATCCGCAGAGCGGCACACGCTCGCCGTCATCGTCGATAACGAGCCGGGCATCCTCGCCCGGATCGCGGGCCTGTTCACGGCGCGCGGCTACAATATCGAATCGCTGACCGTGTCGGAGATCACCGACGACAACCTGATCAGCCGGATCACGATCGTCACCTCAGCCTCGGCGGAGGTGATGGAACAGATCATCGCCCAGCTCGAACGGCTGGTGCCGGTGCACAAGGTCGTCGACCTCACCACGCATGGCGAGCATGTCGAGCGCGAGCTGGCGCTGGTCAAGGTCGCGGGCACCGGCGATCACCGGATCGAGGCGCTGCGGCTGGCCGAAGTGTATCGCGGCCGCGTGGTCGATGCGACGATCGCCAGCTTCGTGTTCGAAGTCACCGGCACGACGGAGAAAATCGACAAGTTCGTCGAGCTGATGCGCGAAGTCGGGCTGGTCGAAGTCGCCCGCACCGGCATCGTCGCGATTTCGCGGGGCGCGCAGGCGGCCTGA